The following proteins come from a genomic window of Solea solea chromosome 3, fSolSol10.1, whole genome shotgun sequence:
- the gal3st3 gene encoding galactose-3-O-sulfotransferase 3 isoform X1: MLIPVTRHFVPVKQKMMSQKKLFVVCIAISTVSLLLHHGGHLSWKAFHIGSLNLCSHPSPALKPKHTNVAFLKTHKTASTTMQNIVFRFAERNNLTVALPVPSCNHQFCYPTSFKTHFVHPHTLPPNIISSHMRFNRTEVQWLMPNDTFYITILREPGSMFESLFSYYNQYCVSFKSVPNASLEAFLDDPLRYYRPLEKSSMYARNTLTFDLGGEKDRPSTDVAYAEAFVAEVERVFPLVMITEYFDESLVLLRHLLNWDLDDIIYVKLNMRTLSSKRSLTPDLSAKIRAWNSLDARLYDHFNASLWRRLSALGLDCVAREVRLLQQAQERLMRSCFGRRMPLLKSAAQIENKSLRPWQPSAKVNIVGYDFPVNLSHGFMSQAQELCLKLILPELQYTKDLLHSQSLRYRQRYQHRTPQQSHPFQQSIHTVLPRHPQVRHGQQSAVAPGPAPGNGSTSTPKPAAETKNQTTQPGPKSSQPGK, translated from the exons TCCCAGTGAAGCAGAAAATGATGTCGCAGAAGAAGTTGTTCGTGGTCTGCATTGCCATCAGCACTGTCAGTCTTCTGCTGCACCATGGGGGCCACTTGAGCTG GAAGGCCTTCCACATCGGTAGCCTTAACCTCTGTTCTCACCCTTCTCCGGCATTGAAACCTAAACACACCAACGTGGCCTTCCTCAAGACCCACAAAACAGCCAGCACCACCATGCAGAACATTGTGTTCCGCTTTGCCGAGCGCAACAACCTGACGGTGGCGTTGCCTGTGCCGTCCTGCAACCACCAGTTCTGCTACCCGACCTCCTTCAAAACTCACTTTGTCCATCCACACACGCTGCCGCCAAACATCATCTCCAGCCACATGCGCTTCAATAGGACGGAGGTGCAGTGGCTGATGCCAAACGacacattttatatcacaatACTGCGAGAGCCGGGCTCCATGTTTGAATCCTTATTCAGTTACTACAACCAATACTGTGTGAGCTTCAAGAGTGTCCCCAATGCCTCTCTGGAAGCTTTCTTGGACGACCCCTTGCGTTACTATCGGCCACTAGAAAAGAGTTCCATGTATGCACGCAACaccttgacctttgacttgGGTGGGGAAAAGGATCGGCCATCAACAGATGTGGCATATGCGGAGGCCTTTGTGGCAGAGGTGGAGCGGGTTTTCCCCCTGGTGATGATTACAGAATACTTTGACGAGTCACTGGTTCTTCTTCGCCATCTCCTCAACTGGGACCTGGATGACATAATCTACGTTAAACTCAACATGCGGACCCTGAGCTCAAAGCGGAGCCTGACACCAGACCTTTCTGCAAAGATCCGTGCTTGGAATTCCTTGGATGCGCGTCTCTATGATCACTTCAATGCCTCACTGTGGCGCAGGCTGTCAGCTCTGGGTCTGGACTGTGTGGCAAGGGAGGTGCGTCTACTTCAACAGGCACAGGAGCGATTGATGAGAAGCTGCTTTGGCAGACGGATGCCACTTCTCAAGTCAGCAGCACAGATCGAAAACAAAAGTCTTCGTCCGTGGCAGCCTAGTGCAAAAGTCAACATTGTGGGGTACGACTTTCCGGTCAATCTCAGCCATGGGTTCATGAGCCAAGCCCAGGAACTGTGCCTCAAACTCATCTTGCCTGAGTTGCAGTACACAAAGGACTTGTTACACTCCCAATCACTGCGCTATCGTCAACGCTACCAGCACCGCACTCCACAGCAGTCACACCCTTTCCAGCAGTCCATACACACAGTCCTGCCTCGGCATCCTCAAGTGCGCCATGGCCAACAGTCTGCTGTAGCTCCAGGTCCTGCCCCAGGAAATGGGTCCACGTCTACCCCAAAGCCTGCAGCAGAAACTAAAAATCAAACCACTCAGCCAGGGCCGAAATCTTCACAACCTGGGAAATAG
- the gal3st3 gene encoding galactose-3-O-sulfotransferase 3 isoform X2, whose protein sequence is MMSQKKLFVVCIAISTVSLLLHHGGHLSWKAFHIGSLNLCSHPSPALKPKHTNVAFLKTHKTASTTMQNIVFRFAERNNLTVALPVPSCNHQFCYPTSFKTHFVHPHTLPPNIISSHMRFNRTEVQWLMPNDTFYITILREPGSMFESLFSYYNQYCVSFKSVPNASLEAFLDDPLRYYRPLEKSSMYARNTLTFDLGGEKDRPSTDVAYAEAFVAEVERVFPLVMITEYFDESLVLLRHLLNWDLDDIIYVKLNMRTLSSKRSLTPDLSAKIRAWNSLDARLYDHFNASLWRRLSALGLDCVAREVRLLQQAQERLMRSCFGRRMPLLKSAAQIENKSLRPWQPSAKVNIVGYDFPVNLSHGFMSQAQELCLKLILPELQYTKDLLHSQSLRYRQRYQHRTPQQSHPFQQSIHTVLPRHPQVRHGQQSAVAPGPAPGNGSTSTPKPAAETKNQTTQPGPKSSQPGK, encoded by the exons ATGATGTCGCAGAAGAAGTTGTTCGTGGTCTGCATTGCCATCAGCACTGTCAGTCTTCTGCTGCACCATGGGGGCCACTTGAGCTG GAAGGCCTTCCACATCGGTAGCCTTAACCTCTGTTCTCACCCTTCTCCGGCATTGAAACCTAAACACACCAACGTGGCCTTCCTCAAGACCCACAAAACAGCCAGCACCACCATGCAGAACATTGTGTTCCGCTTTGCCGAGCGCAACAACCTGACGGTGGCGTTGCCTGTGCCGTCCTGCAACCACCAGTTCTGCTACCCGACCTCCTTCAAAACTCACTTTGTCCATCCACACACGCTGCCGCCAAACATCATCTCCAGCCACATGCGCTTCAATAGGACGGAGGTGCAGTGGCTGATGCCAAACGacacattttatatcacaatACTGCGAGAGCCGGGCTCCATGTTTGAATCCTTATTCAGTTACTACAACCAATACTGTGTGAGCTTCAAGAGTGTCCCCAATGCCTCTCTGGAAGCTTTCTTGGACGACCCCTTGCGTTACTATCGGCCACTAGAAAAGAGTTCCATGTATGCACGCAACaccttgacctttgacttgGGTGGGGAAAAGGATCGGCCATCAACAGATGTGGCATATGCGGAGGCCTTTGTGGCAGAGGTGGAGCGGGTTTTCCCCCTGGTGATGATTACAGAATACTTTGACGAGTCACTGGTTCTTCTTCGCCATCTCCTCAACTGGGACCTGGATGACATAATCTACGTTAAACTCAACATGCGGACCCTGAGCTCAAAGCGGAGCCTGACACCAGACCTTTCTGCAAAGATCCGTGCTTGGAATTCCTTGGATGCGCGTCTCTATGATCACTTCAATGCCTCACTGTGGCGCAGGCTGTCAGCTCTGGGTCTGGACTGTGTGGCAAGGGAGGTGCGTCTACTTCAACAGGCACAGGAGCGATTGATGAGAAGCTGCTTTGGCAGACGGATGCCACTTCTCAAGTCAGCAGCACAGATCGAAAACAAAAGTCTTCGTCCGTGGCAGCCTAGTGCAAAAGTCAACATTGTGGGGTACGACTTTCCGGTCAATCTCAGCCATGGGTTCATGAGCCAAGCCCAGGAACTGTGCCTCAAACTCATCTTGCCTGAGTTGCAGTACACAAAGGACTTGTTACACTCCCAATCACTGCGCTATCGTCAACGCTACCAGCACCGCACTCCACAGCAGTCACACCCTTTCCAGCAGTCCATACACACAGTCCTGCCTCGGCATCCTCAAGTGCGCCATGGCCAACAGTCTGCTGTAGCTCCAGGTCCTGCCCCAGGAAATGGGTCCACGTCTACCCCAAAGCCTGCAGCAGAAACTAAAAATCAAACCACTCAGCCAGGGCCGAAATCTTCACAACCTGGGAAATAG